From the genome of Liolophura sinensis isolate JHLJ2023 chromosome 5, CUHK_Ljap_v2, whole genome shotgun sequence:
atgttatgttTCTAACTGGCTACTGGCATCACGAGCTTTGTCATCTTTAATATTTGCCTAGCGTTTTGATCCTCGCTACCGTTGCAGCCAAAGCCGAGCGGGGCTAAATCCATTCGACAACCCGAAGGTTATTCGAAACCAAAGAACTTACTCTCCTGGCAGGTCAGTGTGCATCTGTTTGTAATACTTTTTAGTTGTTAATAAGGTATCACCACATCAAAGGTTCATTTTCTAACAGTTCGCACCGTACACTACCCCCAGCTGAGTGATAATCTCCTATATTCTCAGCACGGAGTGACTTCACTCTTGAGTATCTTACGCTTGTCAGTCGGTCATCACATAACAGGATTTAAGAGTCATGAGAAGTGTGACCATCATACTTACATGCACAACAACGTGGGTAAATTATTCTCAAAATCATTAATTACCTCAAAGACTAAATATTATCTCATTTTTGTCCGTGATAAACACTTTGTGTTTGACCGATTCTTAGTCAAGCCTTACACGCTCGACCTGTGATTAtcagttaccatggaaacagtTTCGGCAATTATGAAGAGATGAAGTTTGATTCTCATTGTATTAATACACAATGAGGGTTCCTCATCCTGACGGAGTGAActtttgtcaacatttacaaaattaagaaaaattatATTGTAAAAACGCAACGGGAAACGAGTTAACTGTACTCAATCCTATCCACAAGAACTGAGATCCTCTTTATGTTGATATAGATCATTCATTTTCCCTCTCATCAATGCTTAACAATCAGCTGTAGTTCCGCTTAAGTGACGCAAATAGTCAGTGGGGTAACGATTGTACATAGACTTGGCTTGTAAACAGCTTTGTCCCAAATTGTGGTTGTACAAGTTGCATGCTGAATGTGTACCATGTGTGGTGTGAAGTGACATATGGATTTGTCTCCAGTACGTTCCAGTGCACACTTATGCGAATATTTCAGAATAATTCCAGTACCAGCGAGCTGTTTGCTtgcaaaaagttacaaattaatttcttcATGACTCATCTAGATACCACCTCTTCTTTGATTGGATGATTCTTGGTGAAAACTTGGACGAATAAGGTAGAAACTGAATAAATGCTGAAAGCTTTATTTATCATCAGACGACAACACTGAGGTTTTCATCCCCTCTCTCTTCATCTGGTGACCTATTTGGAGACTATTTACAACCTGTGGCTTGCCAGTTGTTATATAACAATCTATGTAAAGCTTAGTACACATTTAACACGGCTGTCAGTGTTGTTAGTGTTGTACGGCTTGTCGCGGCCTAACACGCCAGTTCTGTTGACACGCTGTTCTGTCTTAGATTAACAGTTAGAGTCACGAGATTGGGCATGTCGCTCGTTCTAAACTAAACATCACTTTGCATTGCAATTAAACGAAATCGCTAACTTTTAGACAGCTAAACTTGCATTTTAGATCCCATCACAGGGGGGAGGGGAGGAGCTCAATCTTTAGCTCCTTCAAGCAGAATTCTTTCAACAGGAATTCTATTGATGATTCCTTTGTTTTCCTTGGTGATCAAAACAGTATCGACTAGACAGCTACGTGGACCCTATCGATGTGTTTTACACACCAGCCACAGTCTACAAGATGAGGGAAAGGGTAAGAGATGCTCAGGAAAAACTTGACCTCCACCGTCAGATGCTTGACCGTTACTTAGAAGTGGATCTAGGGCCGGGAGACGATGTCGCTGCTCGCATCGCCAGAAAGCAAAAAGATCTGGAAGCAAGGCAACCCGAGTAAGtggagttatcgcccctaggtAACCTCTCTATTCTTCTGGAATTGCTCATACGGTGGAAGCTGTGCAGCATACGATATATACTTCGCGAACTTCTTCATAAAACGCTACCATTGCCATTGAGGTAATGTACTGCATAGCGTTTCATTGTAGCAATTCATTGTAAACTTACATAATATACAAAAGAGCACTCGGAACGGTGAATTAAGTTTTCCTAAGCAAGAACAGAGTAACATTCACAAGAACCAATACAGGAAATGTAATATACAATTCAAGATTCGTTTAATTTTTACACTGATTATATAAAATGGTCAATTATTGTAATGACACGTTTTTTCGCTGATGCTAGTTTTAAACCCCATCTCTGAAAAAGCTTAGGAGATTAATTTCGGTTGTCTTTAAGAAAGTGATTTCGAGACAATAGATTGCCACAATGAATAATGAAAACTCCTTTTGTGAATAATAATACGATGCCCTTTTAGGTTAGTGTCATTATATTTTATGGCGTTTCATGGAGTGCTTTTTAAGCTCATATGGAAATTCACGGCCTTGAAAGCTTTGTATCTGCTgcttatatatatttgtgatgGAGAAAAATTTTGACAGACAAGCTCAAGGCGCGACACCTTCGTATTACATAACTGTTAAGTTCAAACGTTTGAATAAAGCAACGAAGAGTTTAACTTCCCTTCTGTGTTTCGCCCATTTCTTTCTTTCCGTATCTGTGGTAGCAATATCTTTCCTCAGCTTCCTTCCAGTTCATATTTTCCCAAACCGTTATGGAATTTGACAGATGTGAGCCTACAATGCACGAGATGCTGCCGTCAAAGCAAGTAAATTTGTTAAGCAATTCTTTTGCCAAAGTAAGGCTTCGGTTCTTATTAACTTACCTTGCATTAAATTATAAGACCTGTTTTTTAATCAGGATAGAGAAGTACACATGTGACATCCAGCCGGTGAAATTGCTTATACCAAAAGAACCTCCCTTTCGTATTTTTATACCAGTAAGTGGGATGGCTGCATGGGTGTGAGCAATAGACTCCATAGCCCTTTCTTTACTCCAGACTGTTTACTATTGTACCATAGTGCAGTGTGACTACAGTGTAGTTTCCACCACAGTTCTCTACCATGCGGGGATATGTTGCAGCCCTTAATGACAATAGAAGTGTGGATTTGGTAGTTTCCCTTCTAGATTTTCCCTGCTTCCCTGGAAATggattttgcattttattcctCTTTTCAAAAAGCTTTGTAGTTACCtgtagctgttgaaaacttaGATTTTTGAGGGTATCATGCAGGCGCGCGTTCCTTCGCCGTTGTTCAGTGAATTTGATGTTTCCGGTGGTTAGATATTTAGTGTATATCCCAGTTGTTATCCATTCTTAGAACAAACTCTAGAACCTCGCATTGTACAGTGCCACTGAGTAGTGTAGGCTAGAATGTTGGTCATCAGAAATATGGAACGTCTAAGAAATGGTATACCTCACGTGATGTGCCACGAAGGTCCGATGGGCCgacaaaccacaacaacaacaacaaacggATAGACTTATGCGCTAGTCAAACTCCCGGATGAGCAAATATCAACTGCCAACTATCGTCCGAAAGCGAACCACCAAGGTATGGTACAGCGTTGACGAACAGCATGTTGCATAATAGCTCAGTGTCCattatgaatatgtatattacatgtttgAAAAATTCACATATTGACCAAATCGACGTGTAATTGTAACTTTCAGCATGGTTATCCTTGAACGCCTAGATGTTGAATGCCTCTCAGTCACATTCACGTATAAGCTGTAGTACATATTGTTATGATTATTTGTGGAAATTTTATCACATAAAAAACGGGCGTCTGtgttggtatacatgtatttacattgacTCACGTTCTTGTATTGTTCAGGGCCGAGCTTTGAGGCTTGTAATACACTAAGCCATTCGCCAGCGCATGGAGGTGCATGTGAAACTCGCGGGTACTCAGTCACAGAGTGGGGGTAGCCAGTGTCTCTGTGGGGAACGTATTCTATGTTTTGTTGATGAATTAACAatgcagtgtatatgtacattttgttttttcatcgGATTATGTGACAGTTGTGTTTATTGTGATAACGAGGTTTTTACTTGCAGAGAGGGACTGGGTACATCTCTTAAATGGGGTGTATGGAGGCTTGTAGGCAAGGGGACGGGGGTTGGGTTGGGGGTTGAGTGCTCGTCCATTATCTCTCTGAGATTTTGTACCCATTTCTCCAGCGAGAACATCGATCGCATATAACATCGCTGCTTGATACGCAATTAATGCAAATATTATTAAAGGAAATGCATGTCAGATAGAACGGCTTTTGATTTAATTGTGCGGTGAAGACCACATCATTGAGATATTTCGTATTTTGGATGAAAGTTTGAATACAACTTTGTACAAAAAAGAATCTAAGAAGATGTAGCTGATTAAATTCATTGAAGGTTCTAGTTCTGCCTTTCATCTGTAACTTCTAAAGATGTGTCTTTTTCGCACTATTACCAAGTTTTGTTGATTAAAGATGGCTGACATTTCTTGTTCTTATCCAACAAAATGTGAATGGATTTCATGATCTTATTTTATTTGCGCTGTATAATgctgaaataaattaaacgtAATGCATGGCAGATAATTAATGGAGACCGAACTTTTTCGAAAAGTAATATGCTCTGACAAATGTTTGATCTCTTTATAATGCTTCCAGTAATTAATACAGTGCGTTGCCGTTTATGTTGTAAATCATTAACGTTcttgttttattgtaaatatttgaagCAATTTTACTTAACCACGTATTAATCCAGATTTTGTATTGAATCTGTACGAAATATGTTGTTCTCAATTTCGCTAACATTTGATTCTAattgacttttttatttatgGATCAAAAATACCATATAGATAATAACTTATCATTTTTAATGTGTTTCAAAGAACGATCAAGAAAACCATCACCAGATCAGGGTGTAACATTCCAATTGGTCATGCCCAGAGTGTTATCCGTTTCAGAAAGACAGCGGGGGTAAAGGAGGCCCCGGGGGCGGCTCTGGGGGCCAAACTTCAGCCCTGAGGCAGCGATTGAGAAAGGTCTTATGTAAATCACATAACGACCCAACCTATTACAAAGACTAGTTTCCATGGACGGTACGACAAGGAGGGAAGGTAATGCTAGACTGGGGGCGCTCTTCTCTGCCAAatcttctattttttttatttcacagatgTGTACGATTTGTTTTATGATGCCATAGTGGGACATGGGGTGTACTTATAAAGCCAGCATGGGGACTGGGATACATACACCGACAAAAGAGCCAATAAATCTCGTCTCTCAAAATATCTTGCTTTGTACGCTTATTAAACGGTTACCATAACCAACTATATATTGTCTGTGTGGGATAACGGCGGATGCTGACAGGGACGTTCGTGAATGGGTATTTGACTAACCCAAAGGGCGGGTTGGCTAGCATGATTTACAAAAGACACAGGGGTGGGCTATATTactacatatttattatattataacttTTCGTTGGACTGCTTCTGGTAATGTGCGGCTTTGCATGGCACTATTATTACTAATCAcaatcattttgtcattttcgaTTTCCCATCCACTATTACTATCAACAAaacgattaaaaaaaaatatatattatgtgtataaaataaGGAAAGCTAGACATGAAGTTTACGTGTTCAGGTTTGTACCATGCAATTCCATATGAATCGtatttcctttccttttttaaaaaaatataacccGTTTAATGGACAAAACAATTTTCTGTATTAACCTGGAATTTGTCGTCCGATTTCAGCAAAGGCAGATCATCTACACCTAAGAGGTACGGACGGCAACTACCCGCTACGGCGTAGGGATCCCCGCGGAAGACGACAACAATGAATATTATATCTGTTAATGTTCGAATTTCTTTGGATCATCAGATTGTGGGTAAAAAACAACTAAAACAACTGAAGTTCTAGTGTTCCGGTAAATGTATCTCTATAAGCTGGGAAGGTACATTGCTGTGGTATGAAGTTTTGCTTGTGTATACATGTCTACGTTGGTATATAACTGTCTCAAGTAGCAGCGCTGGTTTatcattatataatattttattacaagtaAGTACGGGACTGACTTGAGCGAGTTTTCGTCCTACCTCTTGGCAAGGATTCATATGCCTGGCGCATTGAATTGCCATGTCAAGATGCACAGCATAAGATTTCCCTCCATTTGTTCGAAATTTGCAGTGGATGTTCCCACTTCCAATTCTGTACTTTACGTAAGGAAACTTGactttttaacatttgtaaaagAAATCTCTATAAAACAGCATGAGATGGAAGTTGAACACGACTGGTTGTTCTCGTTACGCTCTGTTTCCACCATCCCTTCACCGCCGATGCCGCTTTGAAGGAATGACGTCATACCACGAAAGCCACGTATCGGGAGGCAGTGACGTCACGTGGACATATAGTCCATTTGGATTGGTCATTTGAAGACACTTGGCGTTGATAGTACAGTGCTGATGTAAATGTGATTTTATTAAGCTTGCTCTGTGTATATTAAGTTACAAGTTTTAAAATTACCCCCAAAGGAATAATATAAGATTATTTGCCTGTTGTTATCTATAGTTGACATTGAAAATAACGAATCCGTTTTCTTTTTAACTAGTACTGGAATGACAGTTTGGCATTTACAGGCTAGCATATCAATGTTCGGATATTACATGAAAATCAGTAAACGAAATGTAAATGTGCATCTAGATTGgttattttcatgttatgtGAGGCACTTTGGGAGAGCCAGCCgccattttgtgtttttctctaCATTGCCCTGGCGCACTAAGTGTTGTACTGTATCAATATATGATGCTTCTCTTGTTAAGAAACGGCGTGTTGGGCTTTCGGATTTCAAACAATCTAGCACATGCAATAACGTCAAGCGGAAGGTGCTACAATAAAGGAATCGAATCATgtcatttgtttgttgtgttcagtcagtcattcagaGAACGGCAACATTGCATTTGTTGCCACCATCAAATTAACTCcaggcccagttgttcgaaggTGTATTAGCTAATGCTGCTATTAAgccatattttgtatttaaaattttaatcaaactCAGAAGTTAACGGACTTCtgcaaagtcaaagtataacagcagctttagttcatatttaatgtagtgTAAACAATACTTGCcggctaagtacaaaactgaacacaCGGCTTCAAGTTAAATCTGGTTTTAAGTCTAAAAT
Proteins encoded in this window:
- the LOC135466035 gene encoding uncharacterized protein LOC135466035 isoform X8, with translation MDSWLVVASTTWMRTIHPQGPSDLPEPFSLGQTITWPMRCQVTPPNMSTDTVYDNMDLAAKSRGKDKRLMSQVNAALDIDYTPAYNPDRYDRFNLRTRQRAARVYTPGSLASKATYRLDSYVDPIDVFYTPATVYKMRERVRDAQEKLDLHRQMLDRYLEVDLGPGDDVAARIARKQKDLEARQPEIEKYTCDIQPVKLLIPKEPPFRIFIPKDSGGKGGPGGGSGGQTSALRQRLRKVLCKSHNDPTYYKD
- the LOC135466035 gene encoding uncharacterized protein LOC135466035 isoform X5, whose amino-acid sequence is MDSWLVVASTTWMRTIHPQGPSDLPEPFSLGQTITWPMRCQVTPPNMSTDTVYDNMDLAAKSRGKDKRLMSQVNAALAYATPSTPARARANRRADRQQQQQPVSSSTYNTAYRVPYQDIDYTPAYNPDRYDRFNLRTRQRAARVYTPGSLASKATPKPSGAKSIRQPEGYSKPKNLLSWQYRLDSYVDPIDVFYTPATVYKMRERVRDAQEKLDLHRQMLDRYLEVDLGPGDDVAARIARKQKDLEARQPEIEKYTCDIQPVKLLIPKEPPFRIFIPKDSGGKGGPGGGSGGQTSALRQRLRKVLCKSHNDPTYYKD
- the LOC135466035 gene encoding uncharacterized protein LOC135466035 isoform X7 produces the protein MDSWLVVASTTWMRTIHPQGPSDLPEPFSLGQTITWPMRCQVTPPNMSTDTVYDNMDLAAKSRGKDKRLMSQVNAALDIDYTPAYNPDRYDRFNLRTRQRAARVYTPGSLASKATPKPSGAKSIRQPEGYSKPKNLLSWQYRLDSYVDPIDVFYTPATVYKMRERVRDAQEKLDLHRQMLDRYLEVDLGPGDDVAARIARKQKDLEARQPEIEKYTCDIQPVKLLIPKEPPFRIFIPKDSGGKGGPGGGSGGQTSALRQRLRKVLCKSHNDPTYYKD